One window of the Oncorhynchus gorbuscha isolate QuinsamMale2020 ecotype Even-year linkage group LG17, OgorEven_v1.0, whole genome shotgun sequence genome contains the following:
- the LOC124001768 gene encoding zinc finger MYM-type protein 4-like, with product MAESEEAKQKSQHELRLSKAFDEAVKLSAPTAGESQRQHTPLSTRSLWSSISTGPVFGAPEPVGRPDVDHDFSSDDEGNVFPHISHPTSTTFSLAGLGVGQPEDELDGVPVFGADDEEEEWDIALPKVALGDVESDRESGGRPAGSPDTRRAETQDDKNSTDRFLDAVSLSNIRTASEVASQMQGESHLSTNLSQSPSPDNSLDGVRQNRSIAGGSSRQERSESVFQNPVVGDRERPPISPPMNIKDEPIDEGYDCALLPSTRGIKEELDNTAPEEVLRISSVFSVSGGNAYGSPTAAPQTPTSIFAPGRSLVQQGPTMTLRSLAPVPQPPPPQPQLQPQPPSGSNPANAVRVSCSGCSKILLRGQTAFQRKGSTQLFCSTVCLTGFTLPPIKLRTCYQCLKEIEDPKDVISVITDNNLKDFCSQFCLSVFNRKRKPGTISMPSFQEPTAPTCSMCKKSDMIQHEVTHQGSLHKLCSDECFMRFRSSHNLVINVCESCGEYCASTDRNCRSLRVEGVTMKFCSRTCISTFKRTTTKVMPCGHCRDLRLMSDMVESTDTDGKVDLFCNSVCVNNSRPQNDLSGTAFPCTYCKVKAVSQYHLAMVDGSIRNFCSYTCVKTFREAEGSQLPPQLGQMNGSSSTAPPMVSPYLQTPPAPPQTYSHPYPPSWVPTTGRPYAPTQTSAPPLPYRAATGLAWAYGVGQHQPGPPMAPSFTSAPSGPVKLSCHQCPQQFRWKPELYEYNGRTMQFCCKLCCVEFKKRSNIKVRCEYCKLEKVVKEVIRYDLIDRPFCSESCKLLFKHDMKGPWRTCAYCADISPKMIHNHFGGRMQEFCRDACMSNYTVLFYEMAKCECCRRQGKMREQLKCFGAIRHFCNLECVIQYCYQTFQLHPRTSNGTTTTQGPSQPLFSLSKPAPVIADVVSLATSPAGQPHATAATALTGALPTSNSHGKSLGDASTQTDAMRISARRRIMKNKAIICKPLMLDQETSCPIPMQTAEKPMAPMGFTETGFTYTENGEKVRVVVMPVPVPVFIPVPMNLYTQYTPVPMGIPVPVPVPIVIPSSLSRSELKDKKDSVASQTMAEQEDEEKDKPVSHGDQGSAYSGDLESEAVSTPHSWGGEDESTSNPQRGAEGPVEPPSTTSSPSMLDLEADYPPESFDRAAVKGQRLTVQATRQKRPKDGFPPRKRSRKQSGTMDMVEQTVSLPPARSKLHHEYGVKAWKNWVLQRNKRFDCEFAKDPSKSMVLKEDVLQCNSSELSYGLCRFISEVRRPNGQAYPADSIFYLCLGIQQYLFENGRIENIFTDVLYHKFTMEITMMLHFWRPTLLPSGYLHSRVEEEYLWDCKQLGAHSPFVLLNTLLFFGTKLFQFKTQSQHRRLSFANFTHCTRVTKKGKSAFLRFRPCQDTTVYPELLALPAKRKLDEQDGDMEMPENTENPLRCPVRLYEFYISKCSQSVQNRPGLFYLQPELSCLSNSSLWYSGQQLEGAALESMLTRILAVREVHLDEPPVHHHSTEASSASTDDNDDSS from the exons ATGGCGGAGTCAGAGGAGGCTAAACAAAAATCTCAG CATGAACTCCGGCTGTCCAAGGCTTTTGATGAGGCGGTGAAGCTCTCAGCCCCCACGGCTGGTGAGTCCCAGCGACAACACACTCCCCTGTCAACAAGATCTCTTTGGAGTAGCATCTCAACCGGACCAGTCTTTGGAGCACCAGAACCAGTCGGACGGCCTGACGTCGACCATGATTTTAGCAGTGACGATGAAGGGAATGTATTCCCTCACATCTCTCATCCTACCAGTACCACCTTCTCCCTAGCTGGACTGGGGGTGGGCCAGCCAGAGGATGAGCTGGATGGGGTCCCTGTGTTTGGGgcagatgatgaggaggaggagtgggacatAGCCCTGCCCAAGGTGGCACTGGGTGATGTGGAGTCTGACAGAGAGTCAGGCGGACGGCCGGCTGGATCGCCTGACACACGACGTGCAGAGACTCAGGATGATAAAAATTCCACTGACAGATTCCTTGATGCGGTCTCACTTTCCAATATTAGAACAG CTTCTGAGGTGGCTAGTCAAATGCAAGGAGAAAGCCATCTTTCAACTAACCTATCTCAGTCCCCTTCACCAGATAACAGCTTGG ATGGAGTAAGACAGAATCGGTCTATTGCTGGGGGATCCAGCCGTCAAGAG AGGTCAGAGAGTGTGTTCCAGAACCCAGTGGTAGGGGACAGAGAACGGccacccatctctccccccaTGAACATCAAGGATGAGCCCATAGATGAAGGATATGACTGCGCCCTTCTACCCTCAACACGGGGTATCAAGGAGGAGCTGGACAACACAGCTCCTGAG GAGGTGCTGAGGATCAGTTCTGTCTTTTCTGTTAGTGGAGGAAATGCGTATGGCTCGCCCACTGCTGCTCCCCAGACCCCCACCTCCATATTTGCACCAGGAAGAAGTCTAGTTCAACAGGGGCCAACGATGACCCTCAGGAGCCTGGCTCCAGTGCCCCAGCCACCtcctccccagccccagctccagccccaacCCCCTAGTGGCTCCAACCCAGCCAACGCAGTGCGTGTGTCCTGCTCGGGCTGCTCTAAGATCCTGCTGCGCGGTCAGACTGCCTTCCAACGGAAAGGATCCACCCAGCTCTTCTGCTCCACTGTCTGCCTCACTGGGTTCACCCTGCCTCCCATCAAACTGAGAACCTGCTACCAGTGCCTAAA GGAGATCGAGGACCCCAAGGATGTAATCAGTGTGATTACAGACAATAACCTGAAGGATTTCTGTAGTCAGTTCTGCCTCTCTGTGTTCAACCGCAAGAGGAAACCAGGGACTATTTCCATGCCTTCTTTTCAAGAGCCCACCGCCCCGACGTGCAGTATGTGCAAGAAGAGCGACATG ATTCAGCACGAAGTGACTCACCAGGGCTCCTTGCACAAATTGTGTAGCGATGAGTGTTTCATGCGCTTTCGCTCCTCCCACAACCTGGTCATAAATGTGTGTGAGAGCTGTGGCGAGTACTGCGCCAGTACTGACAGGAACTGCCGGTCGCTCCGAGTAGAGGGTGTCACCATGAAGTTCTGCAGTCGAACCTGCATTAGCACTTTTAAACGA ACGACCACCAAGGTAATGCCGTGTGGTCACTGTCGTGATCTGAGACTCATGTCTGACATGGTGGAGAGCACTGATACGGATGGCAAGGTGGACCTCTTCTGCAATTCCGTCTGTGTCAATAACAGCCGGCCGCAGAACGACCTGTCAG GAACGGCATTCCCTTGTACCTACTGCAAAGTGAAGGCCGTCTCTCAGTACCACCTGGCCATGGTAGACGGCAGCATCCGCAACTTCTGCTCTTACACCTGCGTCAAGACTTTCCGG GAGGCCGAAGGCAGCCAGCTTCCCCCCCAACTGGGCCAGATGAACGGCTCCTCATCCACTGCTCCTCCCATGGTGTCTCCATACCTCCAGAcccctccagcaccaccccagaCCTACTCCCATCCTTACCCCCCATCCTGGGTCCCCACCACTGGCCGCCCGTACGCCCCAACCCAGACCTCTGCTCCACCTCTACCCTATCGAGCCGCCACAGGCTTGGCTTGGGCCTACGGGGTGGGGCAGCATCAACCAGGGCCGCCCATGGCCCCCTCCTTTACCTCCGCCCCCAGTGGACCTGTGAAACTCTCCTGCCATCAGTGTCCTCAGCAGTTCCGCTGGAAACCTGAGCTCTATGAGTACAAT GGTCGCACCATGCAGTTCTGTTGCAAACTGTGCTGTGTTGAGTTTAAGAAACGAAGTAATATCAAAGTGAGGTGTGAATACTGCAAACTGGAGAAGGTGGTCAAAGAAGTCATCAGATATGACCTCATCGACCGGCCCTTCTGCAGTGAGA GCTGTAAGCTGCTCTTCAAGCACGACATGAAGGGGCCATGGCGGACGTGTGCTTATTGTGCCGACATCAGCCCCAAGATGATCCACAACCACTTTGGTGGAAGGATGCAAGAGTTCTGCAGGGACGCGTGCATGTCCAACTACACTGTTCTCTTCTATGAG ATGGCTAAGTGTGAGTGCTGCAGACGTCAAGGGAAGATGAGAGAGCAACTGAAGTGTTTTGGGGCAATTAGGCACTTCTGTAACCTGGAGTGTGTTATTCAGTACTGCTATCAGACCTTCCAGCTGCACCCTCGGACTAGCAACGGCACCACTACTACACAGG GTCCGTCCCaacctctgttctccctctccaaGCCAGCTCCTGTCATTGCTGATGTTGTCTCGTTGGCCACCTCTCCTGCTGGCCAGCCCCATGCTACGGCTGCCACTGCCCTGACTG GAGCTCTTCCGACGTCGAACTCTCACGGCAAGAGCCTTGGCGATGCCAGCACCCAGACGGACGCCATGAGGATCTCAGCCCGCCGTCGGATCATGAAGAACAAGGCCATCATCTGTAAACCCCTCATGCTGGACCAGGAAACCAGCTGCCCGATTCCGATGCAAACAGCAGAGAAACCAATGGCACCCATGG GGTTCACAGAGACTGGGTTCACGTACACAGAGAACGGGGAGAAAGTGCGAGTGGTTGTGATGCCCGTTCCTGTGCCAGTCTTCATCCCAGTGCCCATGAACCTGTACACCCAGTACACTCCTGTGCCCATGGGTATCCCCGTGCCT GTGCCAGTGCCCATAGTAATACCCTCCTCATTAAGCCGTTCAGAGCTCAAGGACAAGAAAGACAGTGTCGCATCTCAAACCATGGCCGAGCAGGAGGACGAGGAGAAAGACAAACCTGTCTCCCATGGAG ACCAAGGCAGCGCCTACAGTGGAGACCTGGAGTCTGAGGCTGTGTCCACCCCCCACAGCTGGGGTGGAGAGGATGAGTCTACATCCAACCcccagagaggggcagagggtcCTGTCGAACCCCCCAGCACAACATCCTCCCCCAGCATGTTGGACCTGGAGGCTGACTACCCCCCTG AGTCGTTTGATCGTGCTGCAGTGAAGGGACAGAGGCTGACTGTACAGGCCACAAGACAGAAGAGACCCAAAGATGGCTTCCCTCCCAGAAAACGG AGTCGTAAGCAAAGTGGGACTATGGACATGGTGGAGCAAACTGTTTCACTCCCTCCTGCCAGATCAAAACTCCACCACGAGTATGGGGTGAAAGCCTGGAAGAATTGGGTCCTGCAGAGGAACAAGCGGTTTGACTGTGAATTTGCCAAAGATCCAT CTAAGTCCATGGTTTTGAAGGAGGACGTGTTGCAGTGTAACTCCTCTGAGCTTAGTTATGGCCTCTGTCGCTTCATCAGTGAGGTCCGTCGCCCCAACGGTCAGGCCTACCCTGCTGACAGCATCTTCTACCTCTGTCTGGGCATACAGCAG TATCTATTTGAGAATGGAAGGATAGAGAATATCTTCACTGACGTGCTCTACCACAAGTTCACCATGGAGATTACTATGATGCTACATTTCTGGAGACCTACCCTGCTGCCCAGCG GCTACCTGCATTCCCGTGTGGAGGAGGAATACCTGTGGGACTGTAAGCAGCTGGGGGCCCACTCCCCCTTCGTGCTGCTCAACACCTTGCTCTTCTTTGGAACCAAGCTCTTCCAGTTCAAGACCCAGAGCCAACACAGACGTTTGTCCTTCGCCAACTTCACCCACTGTACCAGGGTCACGAAGAAAGGCAAGAGCGCCTTCCTGAGGTTTAGGCCTTGTCAGGACACCACCG TGTATCCAGAGCTGCTAGCTTTGCCTGCCAAGAGGAAGCTGGATGAACAGGATGGTGACATGGAGATGCCTGAGAACACTGAGAACCCACTACGCTGCCCTGTCAGACTCTACGAGTTCTACATCTCCAAATG CTCACAGTCTGTGCAGAATAGGCCAGGCCTGTTCTACttgcagccagagctgtcatgCCTCTCCAACAGCTCGCTGTGGTACTCTGGCCAGCAACTAGAAGGCGCTGCACTGGAGAGCATGCTTACACGCATCCTGGCTGTACGGGAGGTCCATCTGGATGAGCCTCCAGTGCATCATCACTCTACTGAAGCTTCATCAGCCTCCACAGACGACAACGATGATAGCTCGTAG
- the LOC124001176 gene encoding gap junction beta-4 protein-like, with protein MNWSALESLLSGVNKYSTVFGRVWLSMVFVFRVMVFVVAAQPVWGDENKDFVCNTRQPGCTNVCYDSIFPISHIRLWALQLIFVTCPSLMVVAHVKYREGKDSKYTAQHQGSHLYANPGKKRGGLWWTYLVSLIFKAGFDVAFLYILYYIYHGYDMPRLSKCALEPCPNTVDCYISRPTEKKIFTIFMVVSSVLCVFMCILEMFYLVGMRLQKVLKVWKANERLLFAERHKVTNIALPRSSYIRVDPTIGSQQNINRQKKAEEAAATGL; from the coding sequence ATGAACTGGTCAGCACTGGAGAGCCTCCTTAGCGGGGTCAACAAGTACTCCACAGTGTTCGGCCGtgtgtggctgtccatggtattTGTGTTTCGTGTCATGGTGTTCGTGGTGGCCGCCCAGCCCGTGTGGGGAGACGAGAACAAGGACTTTGTGTGCAATACCAGGCAGCCCGGCTGCACCAACGTCTGCTACGACAGCATCTTCCCCATCTCACACATCCGCCTGTGGGCCCTACAGCTCATTTTCGTCACCTGTCCCTCTCTCATGGTGGTGGCGCACGTCAAGTACCGCGAGGGGAAGGATTCAAAGTATACTGCCCAACACCAGGGCTCTCACCTGTACGCCAACCCAGGGAAGAAACGTGGAGGCCTGTGGTGGACCTACCTGGTCAGCCTGATTTTCAAGGCCGGGTTTGATGTAGCCTTCCTCTACATTCTCTACTATATCTACCATGGGTATGACATGCCACGTCTCTCCAAGTGTGCCCTGGAGCCTTGCCCCAACACAGTGGACTGCTACATCTCCAGGCCCACGGAGAAGAAGATCTTCACCATCTTCATGGTGGTCTCCTCAGTACTCTGCGTCTTCATGTGCATACTGGAGATGTTCTATCTGGTGGGCATGCGCTTACAGAAGGTGCTCAAAGTATGGAAGGCCAACGAGAGACTGCTCTTTGCTGAGCGGCATAAGGTCACCAACATTGCTCTGCCGAGGTCATCGTACATCAGGGTAGATCCAACTATTGGGAGCCAGCAGAACATCAACAGACAGAAGAAGGCAGAGGAGGCTGCTGCCACAGGCCTGTAG